One window from the genome of Pyrus communis chromosome 16, drPyrComm1.1, whole genome shotgun sequence encodes:
- the LOC137719862 gene encoding protein PELPK2-like, with product MVFPKIFFLLFSVAVLSLSSVHMSQAARHLLDTPAAPPPALPFPTIPSLPKTTLPPLPSMPTLPKMTLPPLPSLPTQPKATLPSLPSNPLPTLPTALPPMPSSQIPSLPKSAMPTLPTTLPPLPANPLPSFPTTIPSIPTIPSTIPSIPFLSPPPSN from the coding sequence ATGGTTTTCCCCAAGATTTTCTTCCTTCTGTTTTCGGTGGCAGTGCTATCACTTTCAAGCGTCCATATGAGCCAAGCAGCTCGTCACCTTTTGGACACGCCAGCAGCTCCACCGCCAGCACTACCCTTCCCTACCATCCCATCTCTGCCGAAGACCACATTGCCGCCGTTGCCTTCAATGCCAACTCTTCCCAAGATGACATTGCCTCCGTTGCCTTCATTGCCAACACAGCCCAAGGCCACCTTGCCATCCCTGCCCTCTAACCCATTGCCTACTCTTCCAACTGCTCTTCCTCCAATGCCAAgctctcaaattccatctttgcCAAAATCAGCAATGCCCACTCTTCCCACAACACTACCTCCATTGCCAGCCAACCCACTGCCATCATTTCCCACAACAATCCCTTCAATCCCAACTATTCCATCAACTATTCCAAGCATTCCATTCCTCTCCCCACCCCCATCAAACTAA